A section of the Pedobacter sp. HDW13 genome encodes:
- a CDS encoding sigma-54 dependent transcriptional regulator: MLDATVLIIDDDDDILLSARLFLKQQVKQVITCKSPKEINVLLSKNEVDIILLDMNYQKGASDGREGLYWLEHILSIDKDYVVILMTAFGNVELAVKAIKNGATDFILKPWENEKLFATISAASKLRESTRKVKKLEKIHSSLQKDMTRGFDNIVGQAEGIKHLQNTLIKVAPTDANVLILGENGTGKQVFAYEIHGNSQRKNQVFMHVDLGSLNENLFESELFGYAKGAFTDAREDKPGRFELADGGTIFLDEIGNLTLPLQAKLLSVLQNRTVTRLGESKERKVNVRLITATNMPLDEMVAKNTFRQDLLFRINTVELLLPPLRKRGGDILLLANHFMQVFSSKYHKEIRNLSAKAQEVLLNYKWPGNVRELQHVLERAVIMSDGTDISEADLQLSPQRFAQNTALPDEMALEDMEKMMVQKAIDKHKGNISKAAAELGLTRAALYRRIEKFGI; the protein is encoded by the coding sequence ACGAAGTCGACATTATCCTTTTAGATATGAACTATCAAAAAGGTGCAAGCGATGGTCGCGAGGGGCTGTACTGGCTCGAACATATTTTATCGATCGATAAGGACTATGTGGTCATTTTAATGACGGCTTTTGGCAACGTTGAACTTGCCGTAAAAGCAATTAAAAACGGGGCTACCGATTTTATCTTGAAGCCCTGGGAAAATGAAAAGCTTTTTGCCACGATCTCAGCCGCATCTAAACTCCGCGAATCGACCCGGAAGGTTAAGAAACTCGAAAAAATACATTCTTCTCTGCAAAAAGATATGACCCGTGGTTTTGATAACATTGTAGGTCAGGCCGAAGGAATAAAACATTTACAAAACACCTTAATAAAAGTTGCTCCTACGGATGCCAATGTGCTTATTTTAGGCGAAAATGGTACCGGAAAACAGGTTTTTGCTTACGAAATACATGGAAACTCGCAACGGAAAAATCAGGTATTTATGCATGTTGACCTGGGCTCGTTAAATGAAAATTTATTTGAAAGTGAGCTTTTTGGTTACGCCAAAGGAGCCTTTACCGATGCACGGGAAGATAAACCCGGCCGCTTTGAACTGGCAGATGGAGGTACCATTTTTTTAGATGAGATTGGCAATTTAACCCTACCGCTTCAGGCCAAGTTATTGAGTGTTTTGCAAAACAGAACCGTTACCCGCTTAGGCGAGAGTAAAGAGCGTAAGGTAAATGTGCGGTTAATTACAGCAACCAATATGCCCCTTGATGAGATGGTGGCCAAAAATACCTTCAGGCAGGATTTATTATTCAGGATTAATACTGTTGAGTTATTGCTGCCGCCTTTACGCAAACGCGGCGGAGATATTTTGCTCCTGGCCAATCATTTTATGCAGGTTTTTAGTTCTAAATACCACAAAGAAATCCGTAATTTAAGTGCTAAGGCACAAGAAGTACTCCTAAATTACAAATGGCCAGGCAATGTGCGTGAGCTGCAGCATGTTTTAGAACGGGCGGTAATTATGAGTGATGGAACCGACATTTCTGAAGCGGATTTACAGTTAAGTCCGCAGCGATTTGCGCAGAATACTGCCTTGCCTGATGAAATGGCTTTAGAAGATATGGAGAAAATGATGGTGCAAAAAGCAATTGACAAGCACAAGGGCAATATATCAAAGGCAGCAGCCGAGCTGGGCCTAACCCGTGCCGCATTGTACCGGAGAATTGAGAAATTTGGAATTTAA